From Plectropomus leopardus isolate mb chromosome 4, YSFRI_Pleo_2.0, whole genome shotgun sequence, the proteins below share one genomic window:
- the ccdc175 gene encoding golgin subfamily A member 6-like protein 7: protein MASCLVPDFPAVLVALEHLKELDKQLREEGVPFSAEASLHLTQITTSISELEADRRAAHEHLEVETIENSKLRHQINNIRDRMSQDIVADVAAARASNAEEIRQLHNDLSTVSQLQQATVKRQEALLSQNKELDPEREQVTAEHEELIAAQSDQIALKYGLQTQLDHTLDQTEELRSCIAAVQQDKITVQEKMVLQKEAFMVKKDDLCREVEQAEEKIQQQKHAIRRSRKELDRLTDKKQDSCDRLGELMVVTAKLERSIQKLAAARGQSEKQLQGENQKHQELRQQRETLKKELRELVEAFSASVQHLKDEVATVEGKMDEGRASRLLCQDALAQIYEIFKHQHKEEDEVRSGHFHASQQLECSKLQLEERIASIVKHSKEVKEMEKQIRELLEADTITQRVFQRNQEELCDNVDTERKNISHFEEEVRRLTRLLEEDKKKQEEHMMKMTSDISNTWRRYQKLRQEEFALHKRQPKSTSADLLMSHVSQCEAEYRRKETKQLEEMQQCTTETESIMRSYKEKQREVEEKEEMLKEVEAKWNEEQLRHQRLKTLSHELRSRRNHLERSVQRLKEKTDSVLQPREEKKAELEEVRGSYMDVLGRQASELRAVEVSIYDSSMKVEQVSVENSRLRLCITQMTEDISRARENKNRYWQEFQQFKQDTEALLESLHEAWREDILVTEDCGSRDGVLLVQMSNMLNHLKTRRQQLVNISSLLHQQMLNFSKRLGDQAAVEQQS from the coding sequence ATGGCTTCCTGTCTGGTCCCCGACTTCCCGGCTGTCCTGGTGGCCCTGGAGCATTTGAAGGAGCTGGACAAGCagctgagagaggagggggtcCCGTTCTCAGCTGAGGCCAGCCTGCACCTGACCCAGATCACCACCTCCATCAGTGAGCTGGAGGCGGACCGCCGCGCTGCTCACGAACATTTAGAGGTGGAAACGATAGAAAACAGCAAGCTGAGACACCAAATTAACAACATAAGAGACAGGATGAGCCAGGACATCGTGGCTGATGTGGCAGCAGCGCGGGCATCTAATGCTGAGGAGATACGGCAGCTGCATAATGACCTCAGCACTGTGTCTCAGCTTCAACAAGCCACAGTGAAGAGACAGGAAGCCCTCCTGAGCCAGAACAAAGAACTGGACCCAGAGCGAGAACAGGTGACGGCTGAACATGAAGAGCTCATTGCTGCTCAGAGTGATCAAATCGCCTTGAAGTACGGCTTACAGACACAGCTGGATCATACACTGGACCAGACAGAGGAACTGAGATCCTGCATTGCTGCTGTCCAACAGGACAAAATAACAGTGCAGGAGAAGATGGTGCTGCAGAAAGAGGCttttatggtgaaaaaagaCGATCTGTGCAGAGAGGTGGAGCAGGCCGAGGAGAAAATCCAGCAGCAGAAGCATGCCAtcaggaggagcaggaaagAGTTAGACAGActcactgacaaaaaacaagacagctgTGACCGTCTGGGCGAGCTCATGGTTGTCACAGCTAAGCTGGAGAGAAGTATACAGAAACTAGCAGCAGCTCGGGGCCAGAGTGAGAAACAGCTGCAGGGAGAGAACCAAAAGCACCAAGAACTGAGGCAACAGAGAGAGACCCTGAAGAAGGAGTTGCGTGAGTTGGTGGAAGCCTTCAGCGCGTCCGTCCAGCATCTCAAAGACGAGGTCGCCACAGTGGAAGGAAAAATGGACGAGGGTCGAGCATCGAGACTGCTCTGTCAGGACGCCCTGGCTCAGATTTATGAGATCTTCAAACATCAGCACAAAGAAGAGGATGAGGTCAGGTCAGGGCATTTCCATGCGTCGCAGCAGCTGGAGTGCTCCaagctgcagctggaggagcGCATCGCCTCCATTGTCAAACACAGCAAGGAGGTCAAAGAGATGGAGAAGCAGATCAGGGAGCTGCTGGAGGCAGACACCATCACCCAGCGAGTGTTTCAGAGGAATCAGGAGGAGCTGTGCGACAATGTGGACACGGAGAGGAAGAACATCAGTCATTTTGAAGAGGAGGTGAGGCGGCTAACAAGGCTTCTGGAGGAGGACAAGAAGAAGCAGGAGGAGCACATGATGAAGATGACCTCTGATATCAGCAACACCTGGAGGAGGTACCAGAAACTTCGACAAGAGGAGTTTGCTCTCCACAAGCGTCAGCCCAAGAGCACAAGTGCCGACCTGCTGATGAGCCATGTGAGCCAGTGCGAGGCGGAGTACAGACGGAAAGAAACCAAACAGCTGGAGGAAATGCAGCAGTGCACCACTGAGACCGAGAGCATCATGAGGAGCTACAAGGAGAAGcagagggaggtggaggagaaggaggagatgCTGAAGGAGGTAGAGGCAAAGTGGAATGAAGAGCAGTTGAGGCACCAGAGACTGAAAACGCTGAGTCATGAgctgaggagcaggaggaacCACCTGGAGCGTTCCGTTCAGAGGCTGAAGGAGAAAACCGACTCTGTGCTGCAGcccagagaggagaagaaggctgagctggaggaggtgaggggaaGTTACATGGATGTGCTCGGCAGACAGGCGTCCGAGCTGAGAGCTGTGGAGGTGAGCATCTATGACAGCAGCATGAAAGTGGAGCAGGTGAGCGTGGAGAACAGCCGGCTGCGTCTCTGCATCACACAGATGACAGAGGACATCAGCAGAGccagggaaaacaaaaacaggtacTGGCAGGAGTTCCAGCAGTTCAAACAGGACACAGAAGCTTTGCTGGAGAGCTTACATGAAGCATGGAGAGAGGACATACTGGTGACCGAGGACTGTGGGAGCAGGGATGGTGTTCTGCTGGTGCAGATGAGCAACATGCTGAACCACCTGAAGACCAGGAGACAGCAGCTAGTGAACATCAGCTCACTGCTGCACCAGCAAATGTTAAACTTCAGCAAACGACTGGGAGATCAAGCAGCTGTAGAACAGCAGAGCTGA